In Sphingobacterium thalpophilum, a genomic segment contains:
- a CDS encoding efflux RND transporter periplasmic adaptor subunit, producing MSTKKFLIATVAIVLLYSCQNHKETDNATIVKGFEISETMLKSTSFATVKKENVTDELNFFGKISADQNNYIDIFPLVGGNVVSVNVSLGDYVHKGQVLATIRSTEVAGIQKDLSDAKTDVLLAEKNYRVAEDMYNGKLSTDKDMLEAKGQLTKAKEQLRRSEAVSQIYNVRTGNIYSVVSPIDGYIVQKNINKDMQLRSDRSDNIFDVANTKDVWAILNVNETDIDKISMGMPAMVSTLSYPDKKFQGSIDKIFKIIDPQTNSMQARVVLDNKDGLLIPDSKATIKVLHRSNTEALAVPSDAVIFDQNKYFVLIYKSQNDIKIREILPIKQNEGTTYMATGLQEGEKVVVNNKLLIYRALNN from the coding sequence ATGTCAACTAAAAAATTTCTTATAGCCACTGTGGCAATAGTGCTACTTTACTCTTGCCAAAATCATAAAGAAACAGATAATGCAACCATTGTCAAAGGTTTCGAAATTAGTGAGACGATGCTTAAATCGACAAGTTTTGCTACGGTAAAAAAAGAAAATGTGACCGACGAACTCAACTTTTTTGGAAAGATATCGGCCGATCAAAACAATTACATCGATATTTTCCCACTCGTTGGAGGGAATGTTGTCTCCGTGAATGTTTCTTTGGGTGATTATGTCCATAAAGGTCAGGTATTGGCAACAATCAGAAGTACGGAAGTCGCTGGTATACAAAAGGATCTTTCGGATGCCAAAACCGATGTATTACTCGCCGAGAAAAACTACCGTGTAGCTGAAGATATGTATAACGGAAAATTGAGCACAGATAAAGACATGCTGGAGGCAAAAGGACAATTAACCAAAGCCAAAGAGCAGCTACGCCGTTCAGAGGCTGTCAGTCAGATTTACAATGTCCGTACAGGCAATATTTATTCGGTCGTATCTCCAATCGATGGTTACATCGTCCAAAAGAACATCAATAAGGACATGCAGTTGCGTAGTGACCGCAGCGACAACATCTTTGATGTGGCCAATACAAAAGATGTATGGGCAATTCTTAATGTCAACGAAACGGATATCGACAAGATCAGTATGGGCATGCCCGCTATGGTGTCTACCCTGAGCTACCCGGACAAAAAATTCCAGGGCAGTATCGATAAAATCTTTAAGATCATCGATCCGCAGACGAATTCAATGCAGGCACGGGTGGTACTAGACAATAAGGATGGTTTACTTATTCCGGATAGTAAAGCGACCATTAAAGTATTGCATCGCTCCAATACGGAAGCGCTCGCAGTTCCTTCTGATGCGGTCATTTTCGATCAAAACAAATATTTCGTATTAATCTATAAATCCCAAAATGATATTAAGATTCGCGAAATACTGCCGATCAAACAAAACGAAGGAACAACCTATATGGCTACGGGACTACAGGAAGGTGAAAAAGTTGTTGTCAACAATAAACTTTTGATCTATAGAGCACTGAATAATTAA
- a CDS encoding TolC family protein: protein MTKTPLIFLLLFNSMTFAQQKPPQAVYTSIHESTFGTKQSEILGQQMTLQECEETFIKSNLSLLAQQYDISQAEADVIQAKIWDLPQLQLSANAYDPQNKQTFHIGQSKEASVSQLIYLGGKKKNEVEFAKSNVELAKLQFSQLLASLRAQLRTTFYSLYFEQHKLADIKIQLDYLNNLLVAYKEQEKKGNISLKDQVRLQTMAIDLNNEKTTAINNSINLQQQLRVLISSQEDVLPKLTDQEADQELAVKPTMALDKIYQLALENNADYQFALKTSESSQLFTKWQQSLNTPDINLGLSYSQNGGVFHNEVNVTAAIPIPLWKQNKGNVIKAKYAEEEAKKNIEVQRQLLESQIRSNYQSWENQYNQYFTITSDDLHNIAVVYDGIFNNFKKGNISLVEFTDFMDSYRISILKLYDMKKEIILNAEQLNYLAQTSIFNSTHVN from the coding sequence ATGACAAAGACACCCCTTATATTTTTATTGCTTTTCAATAGCATGACTTTTGCTCAACAAAAACCACCACAAGCTGTTTATACGAGCATTCATGAAAGTACATTTGGGACTAAGCAAAGTGAGATCTTGGGACAACAGATGACCCTGCAGGAATGCGAAGAAACCTTTATCAAAAGTAACCTCTCCTTGCTCGCGCAACAATATGACATCAGCCAAGCAGAGGCTGACGTTATACAGGCCAAAATATGGGATCTACCACAGTTGCAGCTGTCTGCCAATGCCTATGACCCACAGAACAAACAAACATTTCATATTGGTCAATCCAAGGAAGCAAGCGTATCCCAATTGATTTATCTCGGTGGAAAAAAGAAGAATGAGGTGGAATTTGCTAAATCAAATGTTGAACTTGCTAAATTACAGTTCAGTCAATTGCTAGCAAGCCTCCGTGCGCAGCTACGTACAACCTTCTACTCCCTCTACTTTGAACAACATAAATTGGCGGATATTAAAATCCAGTTGGATTACCTAAATAATTTACTTGTAGCTTATAAAGAGCAAGAAAAAAAAGGAAATATTTCTTTAAAAGATCAAGTTCGTCTTCAAACAATGGCCATCGATCTCAACAACGAAAAAACAACAGCGATCAATAATAGCATCAATCTACAGCAGCAATTACGTGTGCTTATTTCCAGTCAGGAAGATGTATTACCGAAGTTAACAGATCAAGAAGCAGATCAGGAACTTGCCGTAAAGCCAACCATGGCTTTGGACAAAATTTATCAATTGGCCTTGGAAAACAATGCCGATTATCAATTTGCCTTAAAGACCTCGGAAAGCTCACAGTTATTTACAAAATGGCAACAGTCTTTAAATACACCTGATATTAACCTTGGCCTTTCCTACAGCCAGAACGGGGGGGTATTCCACAATGAAGTCAATGTTACAGCCGCCATTCCGATCCCGTTGTGGAAACAAAATAAAGGAAATGTTATCAAAGCGAAATACGCCGAAGAAGAGGCAAAGAAAAATATTGAAGTCCAACGGCAGCTATTGGAGTCACAGATCCGTTCCAACTATCAGTCATGGGAAAATCAATATAATCAATATTTTACCATTACTTCAGACGACCTTCACAACATCGCTGTGGTCTATGATGGCATATTCAATAATTTTAAAAAAGGGAATATTTCTTTAGTTGAGTTCACTGATTTTATGGACAGCTATCGCATATCTATTCTTAAGTTATACGATATGAAAAAGGAAATTATTCTCAACGCCGAACAATTAAACTACCTGGCTCAAACTTCTATATTCAATTCAACTCATGTCAACTAA